In Anaerobacillus isosaccharinicus, one genomic interval encodes:
- the istB gene encoding IS21-like element helper ATPase IstB, with translation MMNEQTLTKLHELKLSGMAEAYKEQSTNKEFQKLSFEERFSLLVDLEHSRRKSNKLQRLINTATFLNSNACIEDMEYHEDRRLDKNLILKLASGTYIHDSHNIILKGPTGSGKTFLATAFGVSACRQFYNVKYIRLPELLDELSLAKLAADGSYRKLIKKYTKVDLLILDEWLLTDLSTNEAAILLEITESRHKIASTIFCSQIDPSGWHIKLGNETIAEAILDRIIHDSYQILIDGEVSMRERHGLGS, from the coding sequence ATGATGAATGAGCAGACATTAACCAAACTACACGAATTGAAATTAAGTGGAATGGCGGAAGCCTATAAGGAACAATCAACTAATAAAGAGTTTCAAAAGTTGAGTTTCGAAGAACGCTTTAGTTTACTTGTCGATTTAGAACATTCCCGTCGTAAGAGTAATAAGCTTCAACGCTTGATCAATACAGCCACTTTTTTAAACTCAAATGCTTGTATCGAAGATATGGAATATCACGAAGACCGAAGATTAGATAAAAATTTGATATTAAAACTGGCCAGCGGTACCTATATCCATGACAGTCACAATATCATATTGAAAGGACCTACTGGTTCGGGAAAAACATTTTTAGCAACTGCCTTTGGAGTATCTGCTTGTCGACAATTCTATAATGTTAAATACATTCGCTTACCGGAATTATTAGATGAACTGTCTCTCGCAAAATTAGCTGCAGATGGAAGCTATCGAAAATTGATTAAAAAGTATACGAAAGTAGATCTACTCATCCTTGATGAATGGTTACTAACAGATTTATCAACGAATGAAGCAGCAATTCTATTAGAAATCACAGAATCTCGTCATAAGATAGCTTCGACTATTTTCTGTTCACAAATTGACCCTAGTGGTTGGCATATAAAATTGGGGAATGAAACAATTGCGGAGGCTATTCTAGATCGTATTATCCATGATTCATATCAAATTCTAATAGACGGAGAAGTATCTATGCGTGAGCGTCATGGATTAGGTAGCTAA